In the Cryptococcus depauperatus CBS 7841 chromosome 4, complete sequence genome, GTTCTTCACTCAGAACCATACCAGTCCTTTCGTCGGCAACGGGACTCGGGTGGCTGTAAATACATCTTGCGTTGCTACACCCGACACCAAACTTACACAATACAGTGGAGGAAGGTTTATCAGGAATGCCGCCTACGGTAGATTTGGGAGTGATGGAGGAAACTGTATGTTCACCAAGCTTGGTACCAGGCGGAATTTTAACTGAAGCAGGAGGCCGAGGTCTAGCTTCATGTTGATGGTTGACATGCTGTGGTGGCTGCTgcattttctttctttcctaATGCCAGATCAAATGAGATCCTGAAATTTGCagagaaaacaaaacaaaccTCGACCATCATTGACATCATCTGTCCCATCTGTGCCATATTCGCctgcatcatcatcatttgtGCCATCATTTCCTGTTGAGCAGGTCCTGCGCCAAACATGCTATTAGGCCCTTGGTTCATCTGATTGAACCGTTGAGGATGCGCCATTTGTAACCGAGATCTGAAGCCAGGTTGCTGCTGAGGTGGATACTGAAATCCGCCGTTTGCCGGACCAGACATATGGCTAGCCAtacctcctcttcctccagccATACCTCTCATTGCCATACCCCTGCCTCGTACTGAAAGACCTTGCCCATTTGAATTAGGGGCGGAAGGCGCTAAACCGCCTATACGGCTGGCAAGACTCTCCTTTGGGCCTGTTGGAGCATCTGGTGCCAGACGCTTGTTTTGTCCCTCTTGCGAAACATCTGACAGTTTCCTCTTTTCGGGCTGATTTGCGAGCGGAGCAAGGGCAGAGTTCAACAAACGATTGTTGCCTCGATTATCGGAAGTTGTGGATGGGCTTTGGTTTGAAGAGGGAAGAGTAGAAGGAGTTGACTCTCGGACCGCAGAAGCAGAATCCAGCAAAGTGGCCGTCGAGAAGAGCCAATCTAGAAACGCTGGGTCGAAATCCGAGCCAACCAAATCCTCCATTTCGGATTGCACACGCTCTATTGTATCGACGCGATGAGTTTAAGTCGGTAGGCTTATGTGTAAAATTTGATTACGAACCTCGGGCACTTCCATTGGCTATAGTACGTGGTCAGTCATTTAACAAAAGCCTTCATTCAAACTCACCAAGCAGCACCGTGACATATTCAGCCATGACAGTATCTGAATCATCGTTAATACAACCTGCCATGCGATGTCTACATACCATTTGGCTCTGCCCATTCCCTCCGCTCCAACTCTGTCTGCACTTTCTCCTATACAACCTGTCAGGTCACCCACCAGCCGCGTGTTCCACTCACCTGTAGCCTAGCTGATTGTTCCTCCGTGAGCTGGCCTACCATGTtgaaaataataataaaataaaagttGGAAACAACAAATACAAGAGAAATacaaagaaaggaaagTGGCAACCAAGGCTTCCTGCCACAATCACGGAAATACTTCCATTGTCGGCGATGGCCGCCTCCACCGGCCTTCCACCCAACGACTTTTTTCGCcatttgtttttctttgactttctccAATCTCACCCTCCACCGAGAACGTCCACCCTGGCGTCAGTCAGAGAATGTCTACAAAATTGGTAGATTCTCATTTACAACTGGATCCAAGCCTCATCGCACTTGCAGCGCAAGTGCAGGCGCATGCATACGCGCAGCGGCAACCTCCCACAGCTTCTTCCGCGGATGACAACGGCAGCAATAGTGCTAGAGCAAGCTCAAGTGAGGTCATTGCCGGACAAGCCTTGGGGTCGGAGGTTGAACATCAGACTGTGGAAGCTGGGCCCGCTCCGTCGTTACTTGACATTGAGCGTGTGGTCAACGGCGTAGGTCGCGGCAAGCGGAATCTGGATCAAGGAAATGGACATTCTCAATCGGAACAGGCGCAGAGTAATCAAAACAGAAATAATCCCCATGCAACAGGAGAGTTACCTCAGAGAGAACGAGAGCAAGCAAATCCTCATGAATGTGAGATGGAGGAGAGCCATGATGTGCAGCTCGATGACGAAATCGATCCGACGTTGCGCGAGATTGTCAACAGCTTGACCAATGCCCAACAGGTGCGAACACTTATTCTTGTTATGCTGTACTGACGTATATATTAGTCAAATTTGAACGGAACTGCTGTTCCGCATGCTCAGGTAGCAGCAATTGGTGCTCACTTGGTCGATGTCGAGGAACGAGAACGATTGCAGCACAGTCTACAAACTACCCTTGAAGATCTAGCGCATGGCAATTTCAGTACGCTTTTAGCGTACATGGCTTGGAATTAGGCTGATGGCTTTTAGATTCTTTGTTTCCGCCCAATTTCCAGTCCCTCGGTCACAATTTTCTTAATTTGAACGATCACGATTCTCTCCAAAACTCCCCAGATGCAGCTCTTTCCAATTCATCCCTTGAGATGGACGCCGAAGCCGGACCATCTTCTGAACCCATGCaatcctccatctccgaACATGATGTCTCGCAAGTTCCATCATTCGCTCACCCAATGAAACGTGGACGTGGACGACCAAAAGGATCAAAGAATAAACCCAAACCAGGGCCTTCCATTATTAGGCCGCCGAAGCCTCCAAAGCCCCCTTCTCGGCCTAAAGGCCGCCCACCAAAAGAACGCACACCAGCCGAACAGGCTGAGTATGAGCTGAGGAAacaggagaaagagatgggtATCAAACGTCAAAAGGGTAGGCCGCGCAAGTTTCCAGGATATCTGGTGCGAGAGATGCggttgaagaaaaacagGGATGAATTCAACAAGGTCATAAGGCTAcatgaagaaaaaaagaagatggagcTGGTTGAATTGCAGATTGATGCAGTCACCAATCTTGCGGGGAGCTCGTCAATGTTAGCGCAGGAGCAGGCTATTCATGAATCTAGTCTTAATGATCATGGGAACCATTTTGATCACAGTCATCATCATGAGCATGACTATCCAAATTGGTCCGTACAAGATGATCAGACATTGTTAGATGTTGTCGGAGTGGGCCACCatcaccaccaccaccatcatcatcatcatgtAATGGACGTTGATATAGGTGGAGGAAACGGACATGGGCACGAAGGCATGGAGGCGGTTTTTGGCCTTGGAAGGTAGGGCATGAAACTCAAGCGCAAGAAGACacacaagaagaaaaagatgtaacAGTTGTATACATGTAAAACTAGGTTAGGCGAATCATGTTGCATCGGATAAGAGCTAACAACATTTATCTATTAGCAGTCTCTATCCTTTACGTCTGTCGTCTATGGAATGAACACCAACCGGCACATCCAAGAAGGCTCTATGACCGCAAGATTTAGCTGTTAGGTGCCGACAGTGCCTGTTCAGCAATGATGTTCTGCTTGAGAGATATAGAATCAGTCGACAAGATAACCAAGAAGGTATGTCGCCTGGTTAGATGTTGTATTGATTACTAAAAAGTTTTGATttgcatcatcttttcccaaCAGGCTCCAGTCGAGTGTAGATTCTATACAAGTCGCAGCCACCAAAGCCTCACTGCAAACACAATTTCAAGCCTTCACAATTCATCGCTAAATGCTTGCGAATTCAAGGTCATTGATGAGTTTATAGTAACTTTGCCTGAAGAGGTCCCTGATATACAGATCGGAGTCCAAAATGCGAGAAGTCAAGAGAGGAATGTCGAGGGAAGGCATGAGAAATGAGATCAAGGTCTGAAGGGAATGTACAAGCGGTTTGACGTATCGAGGATTGTAGGATCTGATGAGAAGGACGAAGGGAAGACGGAGAGGGTCTTGATGTCCCGATTGCTGTATAGAAGCGATGGAGCACTGAACATTGTATACAGACCAAGCTgatgagaaagaacttGAATGTATGCTACTCTCTACCTTTGCATCTCCATTCGCAATCTGGCTGCTGAAAATTTGTTAGCCATTTCTACACACACGTTGCAGGTGTCATCGTCATCAGTGATGTTGTCGCTGCCAATGGTTCCATAGACGCCGCATCTGCAATAAAAAGCGCGATAATCATCGTCATGATGACCAATAATGCAATCACTGCAGATAGTATTTGCTTTTAACGAAAGTGTccaacaatctcaacaTTGTCAAAGCGAGAGCTTCAGAGTCATCTTCTAGGCGTTGTTGTCTTTCTGAGGCCCTACTGATATTAGCTTGGAATCTAGGTAGAATAGCTTACAATAATTGATATAATACCGCCTTAATTTACCTCCGCTTTAAAATTTTGACACATATCTCTTCGATAGCGAAGGCATCTCTTCACAATGCTAAGTCAAGCTTTTCGTAGGTGACTGTTATTATTATTGATGTAGTGCTAGACAAACCCAATGATTCGTATCATCTCATGTAACAggttgagattgatcaCCAAACTTAAACCATTTCAATCAGCTGGTGATATAGCTTCTATTTCAAGATCAGAATCAATGATCAGATCATGTATTGTCCCAATCTTCAAACCAGACATgtcttgatgttgataaTATGCATGTTAATGTCAGCTGGTTTTCTTTGCAATTCCAACCAATCATTGCCAGGTGTATCAGGCCCTGCATAATGCTTCCCCAACGGCAGTGTTGAGTATAAGTGCAACGATAAGACCATACAAGCCCTGCAAAAATGTTCACCTTAAACGCAAAGAACCAAATAAAAAAAACACATACAATGACTTCTGCGAaaatgaggatgagaacCATTGAGACAAATACTTTTGACTCATATAGATATGCTCGAACACACTATCGTAAGCCTTGTTCAGCCAAGCTCATAAGCCACAGGAAAAAGCATACAGCATCGCCAACAGTCCCAATAGCATAGCCCGCAGCTAATCCTGTGAAACCACATGCTAATCCAGCAGCGAGATGTATGAAGCCAGCAAAAAGCGAGTATGGTTCTGATGGCGAAACTGTGAGGGATCAGAAGTGATTCAATAAACGACGCAAAGGAGACGACAGAGACACACTGTTACCGGCGATAAGGACTGACACGACAAGCCCGTATACAGCGATAACTGCAAGTTGTCAGACTATGCAAAGCATAGAATTATAGTAAGATGACATACTACCAGACATCTAAAGATTATCATTAGCTCAAGACACGCAATCAAGTATCTTTATCAACTCACAACAACCGGAATCAGCGACTAGAGTCCCCAAGCAATAAGCATTAGCTTAAAAGCGTTCAACTCTGAGCGATCCCGCGCACCTTCATAATGAGATCCGGTCTACAATGTAATCAGCTCATGCCCTTGACTGCGGGTATCCGTTTACTACCAGCTACTCACCTAAATGTACCCAGACCAGCTATACCTATGCCCGCCTTGGAAGTCCCATATGCTGCTCCAACCGTTGAGAATATCATCTATAGGATATATTGATGAGCATGCTAAAGGAGAGGAGTAAAGCATGACATACCGCGCTGGCGACGCCTGCAAAGCTGCAAACTGTCAGCTATACTATTTGTATCCCTATGCCAGATACTTGCCCAAAGAAAGGCGCCCATGGTGGGCATAATTCTGACATGATAATTATTTAAAAGTACAATGAAATGTTACTCTTTCAGTTGTATACCGACAAGACGACGGAATCAAATATGTTTGAATAATTCCACGTCACAAATTCAGCGACGCGTTTCTTGTTGCTCTTTGATGTTCCATCGTTTTTAAAAAAATATTTATCAATTACAACATTACAAGAATTCAAAAAATGCAAGGAAAACTACCGCAAATGGTGAGCTAAAGCATGATTTGTGGCCATTAAGGGTGCTGATAACAAGTAGCAACCTACGGTTGTTCTTTTACGTGGCACGTCCTAGTCGTATGACACTGGAAAGCAAGTAGCGCTGACCATGAACAGAGGGCACCGATACGTCCCAGGGAACAGGCCAGCTTTTGTCCAACATATCAGCTTGCTTGGCGGTTGCGCAGACTATTGCAACCACGTTGGGCCCTCGAGGAATGGACAAGCTTATTGTTGATGACAGAGGACTTGCTACTATCTCAAGTGTGTTGGTGGTAGGAAACGAGGACAATGCTGATAAATGTATAGACGACGGCGCTACGATCTTAAAACTCCTCGATGTTATCCATCCGGCTGCGAGAACATTGGTGGACATTGCTAGGGCACAAGATGCCGAGGTTGGCGACGGTACGACGAGTGTCACATTGCTGTGAGCCTAGCAAGATGCTTTAGACGCAGTTTACTAACAAGTGCGTTAGGGCTGCTGAAATCTTGAAGGAGGTTCGGCCTTttattgaagaaggagtGTCTCCCCATGTCATTATAAAAGGTCTTCGAGAGTCCAAAAGCTTGGTGAGTTGATCACCTTATCAACACATTCTAATCTTCTGGCAGGCCATCAATAAGATCAATGAGATTGCTGTCACAATAGATAAATCTGACCCCGAGTACGTCTCAATTCGGTGCATTCATGAGTTTGATTGACACCTAGGTAGGAAATTCCGAGATCTCCTCTTGCAATGTGCCTCCACTTCCATGTCCTCCAAACTCATTCATTCCCAAACCCCGTTTTTCTCCAACATGGTTGTTGATGCTGTCCTTTCGCTTGATCAAGACGACTTGAACGAATCTCTCATCGGTACCAAGAAAATTCCTGGGGGTGGGATGCAAGAATCCAAGCTCATCAGGGGTGTCGCATTCAAAAAGACCTTTTCATACGCTGGTTTTGAGCAACAGCCAAAAAGCTTCAAGAATCCAAAAGTGTTGTGTTTGAACGTTGAGCTGGAGCTCAAGGCCGAAAAAGATAATGCGGAGGTCCGAGTGAATGAAGTTTCAGAATACCAAGCGATTGTCGATGCCGAATGGAGTATCATTTACCGCAAATTGGAGGCCATTGTTGAGACTGGTGCCAAGGTTGTTTTATCAAAACTTCCCATTGGCGACCTTGCCACTCAATATTTTGCCGACCGCGACATTTTCTGTGCGGGTCGAGTTGCCGACGGTGACCTCAAACGCGTTGTCCAAGCTGTCGGCGGATCCATTCAATCCACCTGTTCAGATATTGAGCCTCACCACTTGGGTCAGTGTGGTAGGTTCGAGGAGAGACAAATTGGTGGAGAGAGGTTCAATCTGTTTGAAGACTGTCCCCAGGCCAAGACATGTACTCTGATTCTTCGAGGTGGTGCTGAACAGTTTATCGCCGAGGTTGAGAGAAGTCTACATGACTCTATCATGATTGTCAAGCGGGCAATCAAAAACAACTCTATCGTTGCTGGTGGTGGTGCTTGCGAGGTAAGTCCTGGTGACAGGTGTTGAAATCAGATCATGACACGAGTTGTAGATGGAGATATCGAAATATCTCCGGGGCCACTCTCGTACAATTATGGGCAAAGCCCAGCTCATTGTTGGTGCTGTTGCGAAAGCACTTGAAATCATTCCTCGCCAGATTTGCGACAATGCTGGTCTTGACGCAACCGATATTCTCAACAAACTCCGGATGCGACACGCCCAGGGCGAGCTTTGGGCAGGCGTCGACGTGGACGGTGAAGGCGTCTCGGATAACATGAAGAAGTTTGTCTGGGAGCCTGCCCTTGTCAAGACGAATGCCTTGGGAAGCGCGATTGATGCCGCATGTCTGATTCTGAGCGTGGATGAGACTATAAGGAATCCGCAGAGCGAACAACAACAGGCAGGGCCTGCCATGCCCCGGGGCGCGGCGCAAGCCGCATTGAGAGGAAGGGGAAGGGGTATGCCACGAAGATAAGTGGTCAAGTAGTAGCGTGTATAGAAAGACTAAATGCATGTGGGTGTCGCGACAGTTTCAATCCTATAAAACAATGCATCATGGTATCTGATTGTAAACAGATGGGTCGATACAAATACAGCGGGTCGCATAAAGACACTTGACTAATGTATACAAGATATGCGATAAGAGTCcaatgacttttcttgCCAAAAACACTTAGATGACCAAGCTACTGCTCATCGATCGCTCACCATAAAATGTTCTGGCAGACTTTTTATTCACCTGATCAACAGGGCGCATGACAGGACTGTCGCCGGCAGGGGGAGTGATCGCCTCGCCTTCGTCTTCTGTCGACGTCTCGGTCCCAGCAGGCAAGAGCGAGGCAAAGGACTCGGCGGGAGAGAGATCAGCGGTGCGGGTGGTTGGAGCACGCAACGTATGTACCACACTCAAATCCTCGAGAGCGACAATGGTGGCATGGTTCTTGAGCAACAGCATCTCTGCCTTGATTCTCCTGTTTACCCGCTCATCATCGGCTGCATCCCAGAGACGGGCATGACGCTCATCTCCCAAcgagacaaagacaacatcGGCAAGCCAACCGCGAATCTCGGCGTCAAGCCCCAATCGCTCCGGAAGTGACTGGAGCTGAGACACAATGCTCGCCGGCAGCGACGTAAACGACAACACCGACGGCAAGTCATTGTCAAACGCCCTCGTCGCAGACGGAAACGAACTGTTCAACGCCTTCAAAAAGTGAGTCACCACCGTCACGACGCAAGCAGGCGTGTATCGACCTAGTGACGTCAGTATACACCCAGTCACGTGACACTACCCACCATCCAACCTCCACTGTAGTTCTTCAACCGACCAACTTCCAAACGCATATCCAAATCTCGGCTTCAGCATGTAATCCGCCTGTCTCTTTCGCTCCTCCCTCGCCTTGAGTCGCTCCTCGTCGATCGGCTTGGGCTTTTGCGTGCTGAGCGCCGGAAGGCCAGAGGCAAAGCCTCCCTTCAACTCGGTCAACCCAAACGTCGTGCGCGTTGAGCCTGGTGAGGGACATGGCGTCGCAGCCGGCGTCAACGAGAACGGCGTCGGCGCTGTCAGATTCGGGCACGGAAAGCCGCCTATGCTACGTCAG is a window encoding:
- a CDS encoding V-type proton ATPase proteolipid subunit 2, encoding MSELCPPWAPFFGFAGVASAMIFSTVGAAYGTSKAGIGIAGLGTFRPDLIMKSLIPVVMSGIIAVYGLVVSVLIAGNISPSEPYSLFAGFIHLAAGLACGFTGLAAGYAIGTVGDACVRAYLYESKVFVSMVLILIFAEVIGLYGLIVALILNTAVGEALCRA
- a CDS encoding T-complex protein 1, eta subunit codes for the protein MQGKLPQMQPTVVLLREGTDTSQGTGQLLSNISACLAVAQTIATTLGPRGMDKLIVDDRGLATISNDGATILKLLDVIHPAARTLVDIARAQDAEVGDGTTSVTLLAAEILKEVRPFIEEGVSPHVIIKGLRESKSLAINKINEIAVTIDKSDPEKFRDLLLQCASTSMSSKLIHSQTPFFSNMVVDAVLSLDQDDLNESLIGTKKIPGGGMQESKLIRGVAFKKTFSYAGFEQQPKSFKNPKVLCLNVELELKAEKDNAEVRVNEVSEYQAIVDAEWSIIYRKLEAIVETGAKVVLSKLPIGDLATQYFADRDIFCAGRVADGDLKRVVQAVGGSIQSTCSDIEPHHLGQCGRFEERQIGGERFNLFEDCPQAKTCTLILRGGAEQFIAEVERSLHDSIMIVKRAIKNNSIVAGGGACEMEISKYLRGHSRTIMGKAQLIVGAVAKALEIIPRQICDNAGLDATDILNKLRMRHAQGELWAGVDVDGEGVSDNMKKFVWEPALVKTNALGSAIDAACLILSVDETIRNPQSEQQQAGPAMPRGAAQAALRGRGRGMPRR